In the genome of Nocardia sp. NBC_00416, one region contains:
- a CDS encoding class I adenylate-forming enzyme family protein, with amino-acid sequence MSTGTQHLPDRSAAIAAGPPLSEEPGLGTLTLPGFLREVTELYRDRTALSSPADGLAWTYTELWDQALAVARALRACGVGKDSRVGVLMTNRAEWLAAVFGTSLAGGVAVALSTFSTGPELDHLLRVSGVSVLLFERTVAKADFGAVLTGLEPRLASGTPGRIDSGAYPFLRYVAVVGDPPPVGAIESWDAFLTRAADTDPALIEAAAATVRPSDTAVLFFSSGTTSKPKGIRSAHRGVTIQMWRFRRMFGFGPDDDVRCWTANGFFWSGNFAQALGATLAAGGTLILQSLFDAAGALELMQSQRVTFPVAWPHQHAQLQSAANWVSADLSSLRFVDRDLPLATHPTIDTEWTEPGHAYGNTETFTITTCFPACTPEKVIAGSSGMPLPGVTVKVADPLTGAVLARGESGEICIKGPTLMLGYLGTPLDETLDEDGYFHTGDGGYLDEADRLYWEGRLTDIIKTGGANVSPLEVDEILSHYPGIKIGRTVGVPHETLGEMVVACVVPHAGRALDAREIRDHLRAQLASYKVPREILFFTEDDLALTGSAKIKSGDLRLLAAQRLAAAADQHKPHIGGV; translated from the coding sequence ATGAGCACCGGGACCCAGCACCTTCCCGACCGGTCGGCGGCGATCGCCGCGGGGCCGCCGCTGAGCGAGGAACCGGGTCTCGGGACGCTCACGCTACCCGGATTCCTCCGCGAAGTGACCGAGCTGTACCGGGACCGCACCGCACTGTCGTCCCCCGCCGACGGCCTCGCCTGGACCTACACCGAACTGTGGGACCAGGCGCTCGCGGTGGCCCGGGCACTGCGGGCCTGCGGCGTCGGGAAGGACAGCCGGGTCGGCGTGCTCATGACCAACCGCGCCGAGTGGCTGGCGGCTGTTTTCGGGACTTCACTGGCCGGTGGCGTCGCGGTGGCGCTGAGCACCTTCTCCACCGGCCCGGAACTGGACCATCTGCTGCGGGTCTCCGGTGTCTCGGTACTGCTGTTCGAACGCACGGTGGCCAAAGCGGATTTCGGCGCCGTCCTGACCGGCCTCGAGCCGCGCCTCGCGTCGGGAACGCCGGGCCGGATCGATTCCGGCGCATACCCTTTCCTGAGGTACGTCGCGGTGGTCGGCGACCCGCCGCCCGTTGGGGCGATCGAGAGCTGGGACGCCTTCCTGACCCGCGCCGCCGATACCGATCCCGCGCTGATCGAGGCCGCCGCCGCCACCGTGCGACCCAGCGATACCGCGGTGCTGTTCTTCTCGTCGGGCACCACCAGCAAGCCGAAAGGCATCCGCAGCGCGCATCGCGGGGTCACGATCCAGATGTGGCGTTTCCGGCGTATGTTCGGTTTCGGTCCGGACGACGACGTGCGTTGCTGGACCGCCAACGGTTTCTTCTGGTCCGGTAATTTCGCCCAGGCGCTCGGCGCCACGCTGGCCGCGGGCGGGACGCTGATCCTGCAATCCCTGTTCGACGCAGCCGGGGCTTTGGAGCTCATGCAGTCGCAGCGGGTGACCTTCCCGGTGGCCTGGCCGCATCAGCACGCCCAGCTCCAGAGCGCCGCCAACTGGGTCTCGGCGGATCTGAGCAGTCTGCGGTTCGTGGACCGCGACCTGCCGCTTGCCACCCACCCGACCATCGATACCGAGTGGACGGAGCCGGGACACGCCTACGGCAATACCGAGACCTTCACCATCACCACCTGTTTCCCCGCCTGCACGCCGGAAAAGGTGATCGCCGGCAGCAGTGGGATGCCGCTGCCCGGGGTGACGGTGAAGGTCGCCGATCCGCTCACCGGCGCGGTGCTGGCCAGGGGCGAGAGCGGCGAGATCTGCATCAAGGGCCCCACCCTGATGCTCGGCTATCTCGGTACACCGTTGGACGAGACCCTCGACGAGGACGGCTATTTCCACACCGGCGACGGCGGTTACCTCGACGAGGCCGACCGGCTGTACTGGGAAGGCCGGCTCACCGACATCATCAAGACCGGCGGTGCGAATGTCTCACCGCTCGAGGTCGACGAGATCCTGAGCCACTATCCGGGCATCAAGATCGGCCGGACTGTGGGGGTACCGCACGAGACCCTGGGTGAGATGGTGGTCGCGTGCGTGGTACCGCACGCCGGCCGGGCACTCGACGCCAGGGAGATCCGGGACCATCTCCGCGCACAGCTCGCCAGTTACAAAGTGCCGCGCGAAATCCTGTTCTTCACTGAAGACGACCTGGCACTGACCGGCAGCGCGAAGATCAAGTCCGGCGATCTCCGACTGCTGGCGGCCCAACGGCTCGCGGCTGCCGCCGACCAGCACAAACCGCATATCGGCGGCGTATGA
- a CDS encoding enoyl-CoA hydratase/isomerase family protein, giving the protein MSEAIAERDRRLGDFIPATSFEEYRARFAPHFRLERHDGILVVRMHNHDGPASWSRGLLNAWNLLLGVVGADRDNEVVVITGTGDDWLGGVDAESFAQPLSQWGADLVHEQYNDGIRILERLVFDLDVPTIAAINGPGMRLELPLLCDLTLCTPDVSFGDGNFRAGSVPGDGMYLVLRDLVGVKRANHIVYAGQRIRAEEALRLGLVNEVLPRSELLTRALDLAAEIAAAPRTARRLTHAVMTRAWQRRLVTELRDHYAHQLLSMTTHEV; this is encoded by the coding sequence ATGTCCGAAGCGATCGCCGAACGAGATCGCAGGCTGGGGGACTTCATCCCCGCGACATCGTTCGAGGAATATCGAGCGCGATTCGCGCCGCATTTCCGGCTCGAGCGCCACGACGGCATCCTCGTCGTCCGTATGCACAACCACGACGGGCCGGCCAGCTGGTCCCGGGGCCTGTTGAATGCGTGGAATCTACTGCTGGGGGTGGTCGGCGCCGACCGTGACAACGAGGTCGTGGTCATCACCGGCACTGGTGATGACTGGCTCGGCGGAGTCGACGCCGAATCGTTCGCCCAACCGCTATCGCAATGGGGTGCCGACCTTGTTCACGAGCAGTACAACGATGGCATCAGAATCCTGGAAAGGCTCGTCTTCGACCTCGATGTCCCCACCATCGCGGCGATCAACGGGCCCGGGATGCGGCTGGAGCTGCCGCTGCTGTGCGATCTGACCCTCTGCACACCGGATGTGTCGTTCGGTGACGGCAACTTCCGTGCCGGCTCGGTCCCCGGCGACGGCATGTATCTGGTGTTGCGCGATCTCGTCGGTGTCAAACGCGCCAACCACATCGTCTACGCCGGGCAGCGCATTCGCGCCGAGGAAGCACTCCGGCTCGGTCTGGTGAACGAGGTACTTCCTCGCTCCGAGTTACTGACTCGGGCACTGGATCTGGCCGCCGAGATCGCGGCCGCGCCACGCACGGCTCGCCGTCTCACGCATGCGGTGATGACCCGTGCCTGGCAGCGCCGCCTCGTCACCGAGTTGCGTGACCACTACGCACATCAACTGCTGAGCATGACCACACACGAGGTCTAG
- a CDS encoding FAS1-like dehydratase domain-containing protein, whose product MSKKTEESTVELDLSDVDHRVGTPIGGGQLWDPCSTSDIRRWVMAMDYPNPLHWDQEFARESRYGGLIAPQSIAVALDYGHGAAPACVGHIPNSHLIFGGEEWWFYGCPVRPGDQLFQERRFHDYTVANTNFAGPTMFSRGDTTHRNQHGTLVAKERSTAIRYLAEEANKRGMYANQLGEVKKWTATELAEVDALRTEWLMSNRLGVSPHFDEVEVGDKLPRRVIGPHSIASFTTEYRAFLFNIWGTFRWTAPAGVADPWVYQDPGWTEGFGFDEEGAKIDPRLRDGLYVGPSRGHIDAEKAGDVGMARAYGYGATMGGWCTDYLAYWAGNDGMVRHTRADFRLPAFEGDVTYFDGEIVDKNPESTWGVPLVQVKLKLTNQDGGTLVSCTAEVELPL is encoded by the coding sequence GTGAGCAAGAAAACGGAAGAATCCACCGTCGAACTCGATCTCAGCGATGTCGACCACCGGGTCGGCACACCGATCGGCGGCGGACAACTGTGGGATCCGTGCAGCACCTCCGATATCCGCCGCTGGGTGATGGCGATGGATTATCCGAACCCGTTGCACTGGGATCAGGAGTTCGCCCGCGAATCCCGGTACGGCGGCCTGATCGCACCGCAATCGATCGCGGTCGCGCTGGACTACGGGCACGGTGCGGCACCGGCCTGTGTGGGACATATCCCGAACAGTCATCTGATCTTCGGCGGCGAGGAATGGTGGTTCTACGGCTGCCCGGTGCGGCCCGGCGACCAGCTGTTCCAAGAGCGTCGCTTCCACGATTACACAGTGGCGAACACGAATTTCGCCGGCCCCACCATGTTCTCGCGCGGCGATACGACCCACCGCAACCAGCACGGCACACTCGTCGCCAAGGAGCGGTCCACCGCGATCCGCTATCTCGCCGAAGAGGCGAACAAACGCGGCATGTACGCGAACCAGCTCGGCGAGGTCAAGAAATGGACGGCCACGGAACTCGCCGAGGTGGACGCGCTGCGAACCGAATGGCTGATGTCGAACCGGCTCGGTGTGTCTCCGCATTTCGACGAGGTCGAGGTCGGCGACAAACTGCCACGGCGGGTGATCGGACCGCACAGCATCGCCAGCTTCACCACCGAATACCGGGCTTTCCTGTTCAACATCTGGGGCACGTTCCGGTGGACCGCGCCCGCGGGCGTAGCAGATCCGTGGGTCTATCAGGACCCGGGCTGGACCGAGGGGTTCGGCTTCGACGAAGAAGGCGCGAAGATCGACCCACGGTTGCGCGACGGACTCTACGTCGGACCCTCACGCGGCCATATCGACGCCGAGAAAGCCGGTGACGTCGGGATGGCCCGGGCGTACGGCTACGGCGCCACCATGGGCGGCTGGTGCACCGACTATCTGGCCTATTGGGCCGGTAACGACGGCATGGTCCGGCACACCAGAGCCGACTTCCGACTCCCCGCGTTCGAAGGCGATGTCACCTATTTCGACGGCGAGATCGTGGACAAGAACCCCGAATCGACCTGGGGTGTGCCACTGGTGCAGGTGAAGCTGAAACTCACCAACCAGGACGGCGGCACGCTGGTCTCCTGCACCGCCGAGGTCGAACTCCCGCTGTAA
- a CDS encoding TetR/AcrR family transcriptional regulator, with amino-acid sequence MPVSGRDAPDHDTARAGTAQSGDRRRERGTRSRRIISRHAVDIASLDGLDGLSFGRLADDLDISKAGIQTLFRTKEALQLATVEAAGEAFAEAVVAPVRSVPEGAPRIRALVEQWIAYAAQPLFPGGCFWGANLPEFDSRPGPVRDALQRQRDVWLGTLTRQFERAAADRRFDDDEIDLAVFQIDAVLNAANIALRLGDSESTRKVHRVVDGLLKSES; translated from the coding sequence ATGCCCGTATCCGGGCGCGATGCGCCCGATCACGACACCGCCCGGGCCGGTACCGCGCAATCGGGCGATCGGCGCCGGGAGCGCGGAACTCGCTCACGCCGGATCATCTCGCGGCACGCCGTCGATATCGCCTCGCTGGACGGCTTGGACGGCCTCAGCTTCGGCCGCCTCGCCGACGACCTCGACATCAGCAAGGCGGGTATCCAGACATTGTTCCGCACCAAAGAAGCCCTGCAGCTGGCCACGGTGGAGGCCGCGGGCGAGGCGTTCGCCGAAGCGGTGGTCGCTCCGGTCCGGTCCGTTCCCGAAGGCGCGCCCAGGATCCGCGCGCTGGTCGAACAGTGGATCGCCTATGCCGCACAACCACTGTTCCCCGGCGGCTGCTTCTGGGGCGCCAACCTGCCCGAGTTCGACAGTCGGCCCGGACCCGTCCGTGACGCGCTACAGCGGCAACGCGACGTCTGGCTCGGCACTCTCACGCGGCAATTCGAGCGCGCGGCCGCCGACCGGCGATTCGACGACGACGAGATCGACCTGGCCGTCTTCCAAATCGACGCCGTCCTCAACGCGGCCAATATCGCCTTGCGGCTCGGTGATTCGGAAAGCACCCGGAAAGTGCACCGGGTTGTCGACGGTCTCCTGAAATCGGAATCTTGA
- a CDS encoding DUF3237 domain-containing protein, which produces MTVDARVRPVEGIRTAPLFDMVVELNPRLDFGTDGPLGRRVLYGAAGGWFDGPGLRGEVVAGGGDWALYRPDGTMLLDVRLTLRAEDELVHMTYRGRWVIPPEARAEMADPATRGRVDPGRYYFRTTPLFETGSARYAWLNDIVAVGTGYPVEGGVAYHVERVL; this is translated from the coding sequence ATGACGGTGGATGCGCGGGTGCGGCCGGTCGAGGGGATCAGGACGGCGCCGCTGTTCGATATGGTCGTGGAGCTGAACCCGCGACTCGACTTCGGCACCGACGGGCCACTCGGCCGAAGAGTTCTGTACGGAGCGGCGGGCGGATGGTTCGACGGGCCGGGACTGCGCGGCGAGGTGGTGGCCGGGGGCGGCGACTGGGCTCTGTACCGCCCCGACGGGACCATGCTGCTCGACGTCCGGCTGACCCTGCGCGCCGAGGACGAACTGGTGCACATGACATACCGGGGCCGCTGGGTGATCCCACCGGAGGCGCGGGCCGAGATGGCCGATCCGGCCACCCGGGGGCGAGTCGACCCGGGCCGCTATTACTTCCGGACCACCCCGCTGTTCGAGACCGGGTCGGCGCGCTACGCCTGGCTCAACGATATCGTCGCCGTCGGTACGGGTTATCCCGTCGAGGGCGGCGTGGCCTACCACGTGGAACGGGTACTGTGA
- the acuI gene encoding acrylyl-CoA reductase (NADPH), with amino-acid sequence MFSAILIDKGESGSKVELTSVDEAQLPEGDVEIEVAFSTLNFKDALAITGSSPVVRKFPMVPGIDLAGTVTSSTHSRWSTGDRVVLNGWGVGETHWGGLAQRARVDGDWLIPLPGEFTERQAMSIGTAGYTAALCVDALLKHGLTPDSGEILVTGATGGVGSVAIALLTKAGFSVAAATGKADEHAYLKQLGATTVVERADFADKGKPLQKERWAGVVDTAGSHTLANACAQTRYGGAVAACGLAQGMDFPASVAPFILRGVSLLGVDSVMAPQPKRLDAWARLARDLDPAVLDSIAREIALGAAVEAASGFIAGTVRGRIVVDVNR; translated from the coding sequence ATGTTCTCCGCAATTCTCATCGACAAGGGTGAGTCGGGCTCGAAGGTAGAGCTCACCAGCGTGGACGAGGCCCAGTTGCCCGAGGGCGACGTCGAGATCGAGGTGGCCTTCTCCACCCTCAACTTCAAGGACGCGCTCGCGATCACCGGATCCTCTCCGGTCGTGCGCAAGTTCCCGATGGTGCCGGGTATCGATCTCGCCGGGACCGTCACCTCCAGCACGCACTCCCGCTGGTCCACCGGCGATCGAGTGGTCCTCAACGGCTGGGGAGTCGGCGAAACCCATTGGGGCGGTCTCGCGCAGCGCGCCCGGGTCGACGGCGACTGGCTGATCCCGCTGCCGGGCGAATTCACCGAACGCCAGGCCATGTCCATCGGCACCGCGGGCTACACCGCCGCCCTCTGTGTGGACGCCCTGCTGAAACACGGCCTCACCCCCGACAGCGGCGAGATCCTGGTGACCGGCGCGACCGGCGGCGTGGGCAGCGTCGCCATCGCGTTGCTCACCAAGGCCGGATTCTCGGTCGCCGCCGCGACCGGCAAGGCGGACGAGCACGCGTATCTGAAACAACTCGGCGCCACCACCGTCGTCGAGCGCGCCGACTTCGCCGACAAGGGCAAACCGCTGCAGAAGGAACGCTGGGCGGGTGTCGTGGACACGGCCGGCAGTCACACCCTCGCCAATGCGTGCGCGCAGACCCGATACGGCGGCGCGGTCGCGGCCTGCGGGTTGGCCCAGGGGATGGATTTCCCGGCGTCGGTCGCCCCGTTCATCCTGCGCGGCGTCTCGCTGCTGGGCGTGGACAGCGTGATGGCGCCCCAGCCGAAACGGCTCGACGCCTGGGCCCGGCTCGCGCGCGACCTGGACCCCGCCGTCCTCGATTCGATCGCCCGCGAGATCGCGCTGGGTGCGGCCGTCGAGGCCGCCAGCGGGTTCATCGCCGGCACTGTCCGGGGCCGGATCGTCGTCGATGTGAATCGCTGA
- a CDS encoding acyl-CoA dehydrogenase family protein has product MSGEFGEFHDELRTVARDLLGKTGADGVDWPLLVRAGWTGLEVPEEYEGTAATFTEVAILLEEIGRAAARTAYPSVAAGVGALSALEPDARRDTVLRETVAGTTIPVAVLGGDMVPAAGGETACAGTGGIVPTFLLTETIEGFRLSGSADFVPDAPVATTLLIPARAPGGSVRLVFVEPGAGGLRIAERQVVDATRSLGRVEAHEVSVAAESIRPFRSDIRDGLRVLYDRAALAVACDSLGIAASMLDATVEYARVRTQFDRPIGSFQAVKHACADMFVELTIARRLVSGALAADGTADRSRAVSAAKSFTGEAGVRIAGKAMQLHGGIGYTWESGIHRYLKRATLNRALFGAPADHRRVLADRYRAG; this is encoded by the coding sequence ATGAGCGGCGAATTCGGCGAGTTCCACGACGAACTGCGCACGGTGGCCCGGGACCTGCTCGGCAAGACCGGTGCGGACGGCGTCGACTGGCCGCTCTTGGTTCGTGCCGGCTGGACGGGTCTCGAGGTTCCGGAAGAATACGAGGGGACGGCGGCCACGTTCACCGAGGTCGCGATCCTGCTCGAGGAGATCGGCCGGGCGGCCGCGCGTACCGCGTACCCGAGTGTCGCGGCGGGCGTCGGTGCGCTCAGTGCGCTGGAGCCCGACGCCCGCCGGGACACGGTCCTGCGTGAAACCGTTGCGGGTACCACGATCCCTGTCGCGGTACTCGGTGGAGATATGGTGCCGGCGGCCGGCGGCGAAACGGCTTGTGCCGGCACCGGAGGCATAGTACCCACATTTCTGCTGACCGAAACCATCGAGGGTTTTCGATTGTCGGGATCGGCCGATTTCGTCCCGGACGCCCCGGTCGCGACCACCCTGCTCATACCCGCCCGGGCGCCCGGCGGGTCCGTTCGCCTGGTGTTCGTGGAGCCGGGTGCGGGCGGGCTGCGGATCGCCGAACGACAAGTCGTGGACGCGACCCGTTCGCTCGGCCGGGTGGAGGCGCACGAGGTATCCGTGGCAGCGGAGTCGATCCGGCCCTTCCGGTCCGATATTCGCGACGGTTTGCGCGTACTCTACGACCGCGCCGCACTGGCGGTGGCGTGTGACAGTCTGGGAATCGCCGCGTCCATGCTGGACGCCACTGTCGAATATGCCCGGGTCCGTACGCAATTCGACCGGCCGATCGGTTCCTTCCAAGCGGTGAAGCACGCCTGCGCCGATATGTTCGTGGAACTGACCATCGCGCGCCGGCTGGTGTCGGGCGCGCTGGCGGCGGACGGTACGGCGGACCGCAGCCGAGCCGTCTCGGCGGCGAAGTCCTTCACCGGTGAGGCCGGGGTGCGGATCGCCGGCAAGGCCATGCAGTTGCACGGCGGCATCGGCTACACCTGGGAGAGCGGGATCCACCGCTACCTGAAACGGGCGACCCTCAATCGTGCGCTGTTCGGTGCCCCCGCCGATCATCGCCGAGTCCTCGCCGACCGCTACCGGGCCGGTTGA
- a CDS encoding RNA-guided endonuclease TnpB family protein, with protein MKLQFSSEAWKDYAWTVADDRASARKLLPVIGRVKTHESTRKLARRIDAGTARIMSATVKRERGRWFVVFTCEVQRNNPAPRNPNTAVGVDLGIKTLAVTSDGGEHMNPKHLSKALNRLRRESRQVSRRQGPDRRIGYRGSGRWHRANRARNRTHYRVADARRDSLHKLTSHLTDTYGAVGVEDLNVGGMLRNRRLSRAIADCGFAILHHQLSYKTEWRGTVFAVANRWYPSSKTCSGCKAVKTKLSLSEREFICECCAMVLDRDLNAAINLADQVGILFPEWPGEVKRGRGGDVRTAQRAVAGETSTRRPQHAAQGLPGGNTRITENH; from the coding sequence GTGAAGCTGCAGTTCTCCAGCGAAGCCTGGAAGGACTATGCGTGGACGGTGGCCGACGACCGGGCGTCGGCACGGAAGCTCTTGCCGGTTATCGGGCGGGTCAAAACGCATGAGTCCACGCGGAAGCTGGCGCGGCGTATCGACGCCGGGACCGCACGCATCATGTCGGCGACAGTGAAACGGGAACGTGGCCGCTGGTTTGTCGTGTTCACCTGCGAGGTGCAACGCAACAACCCAGCACCCCGGAACCCGAACACCGCTGTCGGTGTCGATCTCGGCATCAAGACGCTGGCCGTCACCTCCGACGGCGGCGAGCACATGAACCCGAAGCATCTGAGTAAGGCGTTGAACCGCTTGCGCCGCGAGTCGCGACAGGTCTCGCGGCGTCAAGGACCCGACCGGCGTATCGGGTATCGCGGGTCCGGGCGCTGGCATCGCGCCAACCGGGCCCGCAATCGAACCCACTACCGAGTCGCTGATGCCCGCCGCGACAGCCTTCACAAACTCACCAGCCATCTCACCGACACCTACGGCGCTGTCGGCGTTGAGGACTTGAACGTCGGCGGGATGCTCCGCAACCGCAGGCTGTCTCGCGCCATCGCCGACTGCGGGTTCGCGATACTGCACCATCAATTGTCCTACAAGACCGAGTGGCGGGGCACGGTGTTCGCCGTCGCGAACCGCTGGTACCCCTCCAGCAAAACCTGTTCCGGCTGCAAGGCAGTGAAAACCAAGCTGTCGCTATCGGAACGGGAGTTCATCTGTGAGTGCTGCGCAATGGTCCTCGATCGGGACTTGAACGCGGCGATCAACCTCGCGGACCAGGTAGGAATCCTCTTCCCGGAGTGGCCGGGTGAGGTGAAACGTGGACGCGGAGGCGATGTCAGAACCGCACAGCGGGCAGTCGCCGGTGAAACGTCTACCCGACGACCGCAACACGCGGCACAGGGACTTCCGGGCGGCAACACCCGGATCACAGAGAATCACTGA
- a CDS encoding ester cyclase, which translates to MDGHRMFELAQALAVAKSNQDLPTALRLLHPEMVLEAPALGTAARGRMENERALTRFFATFPDYHVDLAGHADDGATLICWGIARMTMTGNRFGVEPNGLRAAVPVFIAFTFADGLIASEQFFFDLADLCAQSGVSADTVRDRLFGQASTAGERR; encoded by the coding sequence ATGGACGGTCACCGGATGTTCGAGCTGGCACAGGCCCTGGCGGTAGCGAAGAGCAACCAGGATCTACCCACGGCGTTACGCCTGCTGCACCCCGAGATGGTGCTGGAGGCCCCGGCGTTGGGGACCGCCGCCCGCGGGCGGATGGAGAACGAACGAGCCCTCACCCGGTTCTTCGCGACATTCCCGGACTATCACGTGGACCTGGCCGGGCACGCTGACGACGGCGCGACCCTGATCTGCTGGGGCATCGCGCGAATGACCATGACCGGCAACCGCTTCGGAGTCGAGCCGAACGGCCTCCGCGCCGCGGTGCCGGTGTTCATCGCCTTCACCTTCGCGGACGGCCTGATCGCGAGCGAACAATTCTTCTTCGATCTGGCGGACCTGTGCGCACAGTCGGGCGTATCCGCGGATACGGTGCGGGACAGACTGTTCGGGCAGGCGAGCACGGCGGGAGAACGGCGATGA
- a CDS encoding TetR/AcrR family transcriptional regulator has product MPSWRSSRKCGANRARYSSNDVAGMKSPSLRSRSAIASDMTAPRSRMEPHPLSGVLPHLFWREYQGGAVVTDRQRRVRSDSRANRDRIVDTATRLFGQRGVDVPLDEIAAAANVGSATLHRHFQGRVELVHAVLNTRADRLVAHSGRLLASSPTAQTALWEWLLELIGFTTSFRGLAVLLANHDADTTLEDRHRAVTSACARLLTAAQAEGYIRPDIVAGDLLKLAHGIAVAAAGSSAAAARLLDLLADGLRIPTA; this is encoded by the coding sequence ATGCCGTCGTGGCGCTCGAGCCGGAAATGCGGCGCGAATCGCGCTCGATATTCCTCGAACGATGTCGCGGGGATGAAGTCCCCCAGCCTGCGATCTCGTTCGGCGATCGCTTCGGACATGACAGCTCCTCGTTCCCGGATGGAACCCCATCCCTTAAGTGGGGTACTACCCCATTTATTCTGGAGAGAATATCAGGGAGGTGCTGTGGTGACAGACCGGCAACGTCGCGTTCGTTCGGACTCCAGAGCCAACCGAGATCGAATCGTGGACACGGCTACGCGCTTATTCGGGCAGCGTGGGGTGGACGTGCCCCTCGACGAGATCGCCGCCGCCGCGAACGTCGGCTCGGCGACACTGCATCGACACTTCCAGGGCCGAGTGGAATTGGTCCACGCCGTGCTGAATACCAGGGCCGACCGGCTCGTCGCACACTCGGGCCGGCTACTGGCGTCGTCCCCCACGGCGCAAACCGCACTGTGGGAATGGCTGCTGGAGTTGATCGGGTTCACCACATCGTTCCGAGGGCTCGCTGTCCTGCTCGCCAACCATGACGCCGACACCACACTCGAGGACCGGCATCGCGCAGTCACCTCAGCCTGCGCCCGGCTACTGACCGCCGCCCAAGCCGAGGGATATATACGGCCTGACATAGTTGCCGGTGATCTACTCAAACTCGCTCACGGCATCGCCGTGGCAGCGGCCGGGTCCTCGGCCGCTGCCGCACGCCTGCTCGATCTCCTCGCCGACGGACTGCGAATTCCAACCGCCTGA
- a CDS encoding acyl-CoA dehydrogenase family protein: MSGSDLAEFRDTVRRWCRAHVPAEWRTTQTGATDAEFVAFQRDWFQQLRATGYAVPHWPREYGGGIPIPEQIVLYQELAAHDAPRLVLAFVAIHHAAATLLAAGTDEQKQRHLPAILDGELWVQGFSEPDAGSDLAALRTAARRDGGDYVVTGQKVWASGAQYADWCLLLARTDPDVPKRKGISYFLMDMRSPGIEVRPIRQATGESHFCEIFLDEVRIPAANLIGAENRGWQLAQQTLGAERGLTMLELAERLGNAGFRWLVEECRKPGPLGQRPVDDAQIADRLARLEIELAGLRALCRDLVERHDAGAVGPADASVVKLYYSELLQRMTDFGVEVCGLPGQAVLRKPMSGGWESGAWVLDFVGSWEWTVPGGSSEIQRTIIGERGLGLPREPAGA; this comes from the coding sequence ATGTCCGGCAGTGACCTCGCCGAATTCCGGGACACCGTGCGGCGATGGTGCCGCGCGCACGTACCCGCGGAGTGGCGGACGACCCAGACCGGCGCGACCGACGCGGAATTCGTGGCATTCCAGCGGGATTGGTTCCAGCAGTTGCGCGCCACCGGGTACGCGGTGCCGCACTGGCCCCGCGAATACGGCGGCGGCATACCGATTCCCGAGCAGATCGTGCTGTATCAGGAACTCGCCGCGCACGACGCACCGCGGCTGGTGCTGGCGTTCGTGGCGATCCATCACGCCGCCGCCACCCTGCTGGCCGCCGGCACCGACGAACAGAAGCAACGGCATCTCCCGGCGATTCTCGACGGTGAACTGTGGGTGCAGGGCTTCTCGGAGCCGGACGCGGGATCCGATCTGGCCGCGCTGCGCACCGCCGCGCGGCGCGACGGCGGCGACTACGTGGTCACCGGGCAGAAGGTGTGGGCGAGCGGCGCCCAGTACGCCGACTGGTGTCTGCTGCTGGCGCGTACCGACCCGGACGTCCCCAAGCGCAAGGGCATCTCCTATTTCCTCATGGATATGCGCAGTCCGGGGATAGAAGTGCGACCCATCCGCCAGGCGACGGGGGAGTCGCATTTCTGTGAGATCTTCCTCGACGAGGTGCGGATACCCGCCGCGAATCTGATCGGCGCCGAGAATCGGGGCTGGCAGCTCGCGCAGCAGACATTGGGCGCCGAACGCGGCCTGACCATGCTGGAACTGGCCGAACGGCTGGGCAACGCGGGTTTCCGGTGGCTGGTCGAGGAGTGCCGCAAACCCGGACCGCTCGGGCAGCGGCCCGTCGACGATGCCCAGATCGCGGATCGGCTGGCCCGGCTCGAGATCGAACTGGCCGGACTTCGCGCGCTGTGCCGCGATCTGGTCGAACGACACGATGCCGGCGCCGTCGGCCCGGCCGACGCGTCCGTGGTGAAGCTCTACTACAGCGAACTCCTCCAGCGGATGACCGATTTCGGGGTCGAGGTCTGTGGTCTGCCGGGCCAGGCCGTCCTGCGTAAGCCGATGTCGGGCGGCTGGGAATCCGGCGCCTGGGTGCTGGATTTCGTCGGATCGTGGGAGTGGACCGTGCCCGGCGGCAGCAGTGAGATCCAGCGCACCATCATCGGCGAACGTGGACTGGGGCTGCCCCGAGAACCGGCGGGCGCGTGA